The sequence GAAATGGTTTTTTCTCTGAATCAAGAATTCTCAGTAATTGGGGTTCACTTGGTCTATCTTGATATTCCGGCATACTCGGAGGtatgtttcaaaaataaaactttttaattttattataatttttttaattttttattcggAAGATTTCTTATTAGGCCGTTTACTTTGGGTCAGACAATGCACATAAACCAATGAGACAATAACGTTCTCTTTTGGTGGTTGGTGCTTCCAAATTAAATGTCAACAGTGTACTTCGACAGTATCTCGTTACACAAAATTGCTATGGTGATAGCTATGGTTATGGAGTTTTTATGGTGATGTCTATATATATACTTGTTTACTATTTTTCTGTTACCTATTTTAAACGATACAATGGAGAGTTCATTGTTTTGGATGTGAAATTATATAATTCTAGTAATGTTTTTTGTATTTTGCTATTACCTATTTTAAACCATGTAATTGAGGTTAagtgatgtatttattttatgaatgacattaaatttaaaaggtaTGAATCTGAAAAATTACACATTATTCCGTCTAATTGGAAATGGGGCGGGAAGAGGACGGGGATACCTTCCTCATCCCCATCACAATCCACATCCACATCTTCGAATACAAAACATGTCCCCATCCCCGCCTCATTCTCTGTTATTTTTAATCTTCCCCATACCCGCGTGGAATTAATCCATATCCCATCCCCATAAGGTCAtacccaaatatatatatatatatatatatatatatatatatatatatattagttttatttttataattagtcaattttattgtaaaatacataaataatttttttgtgaaatattttgaatgtaaaattaaaatttaaatgatcaCATAATCGGAACATATAGTGGGAGGGGAGTGTTTGTGTACAATTTAAGTTCACATTCCACCGGTTCTTGTCATCTCCTCAACATCAAAGAGCTGCAATGTATCAACAATTTTTGCTATCGATATATTTCACAAGAAGTATGATATTAAACTGGTGTATTGGTATGGAACACAATACCACAAATGGAATGAATCACGGTATTTGATATTGACGAGATGTTCAATTATATGTATCGTAGGTTGTATCATGTCATCTCTAGTGCTATAAAAATACACATGGATCCAAAAAATAAAGCAGATACTCATGTTGAGCATATATTGGCTTATTGTATTTTATGTGGCTTGAGAGCCACAAATTTGTTCCAAAATTCAGAACTTGGAGATTATGTAAATCAATTTGATCTCATGATAAGTGTTTATTTATTAACGCTTGTAGAATATTATTTAATTGGTTATAAAATATaacttattaattatttttacatgtatttagatttaaatttatatatactatatttttAGGAGTGAATGAGACGTGATTTATTATCTGAATCAAGAATTCTAAGTAATTGGAGTTCACTTGGTCTATCCTGATATGCGGGCAtattttgatgtaagtttcacaattgaatttttttaattgtatttttattttttaatttattaatccTTGGATTTCTTATTGGCCCATTTTCTTTGGGCCACACAGTGCACACAGACCAATAAGACAACAACATTCTGTTTTGATTGTTGGTGCTTCCAAGTTGAATGTCAAAGTGTAATTCGACAGTATCTCATTACGCAATATGCTATGGTGAAGCTATGGTCATGGAGTTTTGTAGTGATGCCTATATACTTTTTTACTGCTATTCTGTTACTTTTTTAAACAATGCATTGGAGAGTTAATTGTTTTGGAGTTGAAAGGATATATTTGCAGTAATGTTTACTGTTTTTTGTTGTTACCTATTTTAAACCATGCAATTGAGAGTTTATTGTTTCAAAGGTGAAGAGATGTAGTTATTTGTTGAATGACATTAAATTTCTGCTACATTTAATATTAGTCCATCTAATTGGCAGGGGGGACAGGGATGCTTTCCTCATCCCCATCCCCATCTCCATCCGCATCCCCATtttcgaatacaaaacatatcacCATCCCCGCCTCATTCTCTATTATTTTTAATCGTCCTCGTACCCGCGGGGACTTAATCCACATCTCTTCCACATACGGCCATaccgaaatatttattttatatatatgtatatattgttagtcaattttattgtaaaaaataaagaaaacttTGTGTAAAAGATTTTGaatgtaaaattaaatttttaatgatcAAATAATCAGAACTTATATTGGGCGTGGAGTGTTTCTGTACAATTTAACTTCACACTTCATCGGTTCGTGTCATTTCCTCAATATCAAAGAGCTGTCCGTATGTAGCAACTGTTGCAGCCATCGAAATACTTCACAGGAATTGactaacaatatatatataaaataaactaataagtaaataaataaatatttcggTATGACCGTATGTGGATGGGATGTGGATTAATTACCCTAGGGTATGGGGACGATTAAAAATAACAGAGAATGAGGCGGGGATGAGACATGTTTTGTATTCGAAAATGGGGATGTGGACGGAGATGTGGATGAGAAAAGCATCCACGTCCCCCATACTATAGAGAGTTTATTGTTTGAGAGGTGAAGAGATGTAGTTATTTGTtgaatgacattaaatttagaAGGTATGTATCTGCTACATTAAATATTAGTCCACCTAATTGGCAATTGGGGGGGGGTCATGTTGAACATTAGATTACTGTATTTTATGTGGCTTGAGAGCCACAAATTTGTtctgaaattctgaattttgagATTATCTATTTCAATTTGATCTCATGGtaaatgtttatttattaaCGTCTGGTGAATATTAGTTAAATGGTTAGAAAATATAACTTattaattagtttttttaaagGTGGTTAGATTTAAAATTAGATCTTTTATACCTTTAGGAGTGAACGATGTGGTTTCTTGTCTGAATCAAGAATTCTCAGTAATTGGGGTTCACTTGGTCTATCCTGATATGCCGGCATACTCTGAGGTAAGTTTcacaattgaaatttttttattgtattattatttttttaattttttgttcgGAGGATTTCTTATTGGGCTGTTTATTTCGTGTAGACAATGCACATAGACCAATGAGATAATAAAATTCTCTTTTGGTGGTTGGTGCTTCCAAGTTGAATGTCAACAGTGTACTTCGACAGTATCTCATTACACAAAATTGCTATGGATAGTTATGGTTATGGAGTTTTTTTATGGTGATTCCTATATATATACTTGTTTACTAATTTTCTGTTACCTATTTTAAACGATGCAATGGAGAGTTCATTGTTTTGGAGGAGAAATTATATACTTGTAGTAATGTTTATTGTTTTTtgctattaaatattttaaacaatgcAATGGAGGTGAAGTGATGTATTTATTTGTtgaatgacattaaatttagaAGGTTTGTATCTGATAAATTAAACATTAGTCCATCTAATTGGAAATGGGGCGGGACGAGGATGGGGATGCCTTCCTCATCCCCATCTCAATCCACATCCACATCTCCAAATACACAACATGTCCCCATCCtctgttatttttaatatttcctATACCCGCGAGGAATTAATCCACATCCCGTCCACATAAGGTCATACCcaaatacaaatatatatatatatataagttttatttttataaatagccaattttattgtaaaatacataaatcaattttttttgtaaaagattttgaatgtaaaattaaaatttaaatgaccACATAATCAAAACATATAGTGGGAGTGGAGTGTTTGTGTACAATTTCAGTTCACACTCCATCAGTTCTTGTCATCTCCTCAACATCAAAGAGTTGTCTGTATGTAACAACAATTTTTGCCATCAAAATACTTCACAGGAAGTATGATATGAAACTCATGTATTGGGATGAAACCCAATACCACACATGGAATGGATCATGATATTTGATATTGGAGAGCTGTTCAATCATATGTTTCGTAGGTTGTATCATCAAATCTCTAGTGTTATAGAAATACACATGGATCCTAAAAATGAAGCAGATACTCATGTTGAGCATATATTGTCTTACTTATCTTATGGCCACAAATTTGTTCCGAAATCCAGAACTTAGAGATTATTTATGTCAATTTGATCTCATGGTAAGTGTTTATTGATTAACACATGTAGAATGTTAGCTAAGTGGTTATAAAATGTaacttattaattaaatttttttacatgtatttagatttaaaattatatattttatatatattggaGTGAATGACGTGGTTTCTTGTCTGAATCAAGAATTCCAAGTAATTGGGGTTCACTTGGTCTATCCTGATATGCGGGCATACTCTGAGGTAAgtttcacaattaaattttttaaattgtataattatttttaaattttttaatcctAGGATTTCTTATTAGCCCGTTTACTTTGGGCCAGACAATGCACATAGACCAATGAAAcaacaacatttttttttggttgttGGTGCATCCAAGTTGAATGTCGAAGTGTAATTCAACAGTATCTCATTACGCAAAATGCTATGTTGATAGCTATGGTTATGGAGTTTTTGTTGTGAtgcaaatataattttttattgtttttctgttacttattttaaaaaatgcaaTGGAGAGTTAATTGTTTTGGAGTTGAAAGGATATATTTGcaataatgtttactgtttttTGTTGTTACctattttaaatcatgcaatgGAGAGTTTATTGTTTGAGAGGTGAAGGGATGTAGTTATTTGTTGCATGAGATTAAATTTAGAAAGTATGTATATGCTACATTAAATATTAGTCCATCTAATTGATAATTGGGGGGAGGACGGGGATGCTTTCCTCATCTCCATCCCCATCCCCATCTTAAACATGTCCCCATCCCCGCCTCATTATCTGTTACTTTTAATCGTCCCCGTACTCGCGCGGACTTAATTTACATCCTGTTCACATACGGCCAtactgaaatatttatttattagttttatttttatatatattgttattcaatttaattgtaaaatacattaaaaaaaatttgtgtaaaAGATTTTGaatgtaaaattaaattttaaatggtCAAATAATCAGAACATATATTGGGTGTGGAGTGTTTGTGCACAATTTAATTTCACACTCCACCGGTTCGTGTCATCTCCTCAATAACAAAGAGCTGCCCGTATgtagcaacaattgctgccatCTGAAATACTTCAGAGGAAGTATGATATGAAATTCGTATATTGGAATGGAACACATACCACACATGGAATGGATAATGGTATTTTGATATTGACGAGATGTTCTATCATCTGTATCATTGGTTGTATAATGACATATCtagtaatatataaatacacaGGGGTCCTAAAACTGAAACAAGTTCTCATGTTGAACATATATTGTATTACTGTATTTTATGTGGCTTGAGAGCCAAAAGTTTGTTCTGAAATCCTGAACTTGAATATTATCTATTTCAATTTGATCTCACGGTAAGTGTTTATTTATTAACGCCTGATAAATATTAGTTAAGTGTTTAGAAAATATaacttattaattaatattttttacatgtatttagatttaaaattataaattttattcatttaGGAGTGAATGTCGTGGTTTCTTGTCTGAATCAAGAATTCCAAGTAATTGGGGTTCACTTGTTCTATCCTGAAATGCGGGCATACTCTGAGGTAAGTTTCacaattgaatatttttttaattgtatcattatttttttaaatttttaatcgAAGGATTTCTTATTGGGACGTTTACTTTGGGGCAGACAATGCACAAGGAACAATATACAATAACATTCTGTTTTGGTGGTTGGTGTTACCAAGTGTAATGTCAATGGTGCACTCCGGCATTATCTCATTACGCAAAATAGCTATGGTTATGGAGATTTTGTGGTGATGCCTATATACTTGTTTACTGATTTTATGTTACCTATTCTTTTTCAGTGGGgagaatttataaaatttagcGCTTGAATGCTTACTCTCTTTAAGGTAAAAAATAATGTATAAGTTGTTCTTTAGGTGGTCAACGTGGGATTTTGAAAAGATGCCAATGGGGGTTCAATTACACGCTTTCACGTATGTCGTTCGTTTTCAATCTGGATCAAATATAGTGACTAGTGATTAAATGATGTCATTAGGTGGCTCAAAAGgctcaaacggttcaaaaatcgcctaaatcattcataAGTCAcattttgcccgtatttcaccTCGAAGGGTGTACGAACAAGTTCTagacaaaatctcaaaatacaaTCAACTCGTATAATTTAATCATTTTGCTCAAAATATCTCAATGCAAGAAACAATCTATCACCAAAGAATAGTGAATgtcttcaaaaaaatttaagaacatGTATCATATCCATTCTTTTTGTCATGCAAGCTCAAAGGGCATCTAATGAAGAAGtttaatcaataaaaacaaGCCCAAGTAAGTTCAAATAATGCTTCAATCACATCCATGTTTGTAAGCCTCTAGCTCGGAATCAAGTGAAAATCACAGAATATGTAAGAAATTATTTGTCCAACTAGTTCCACCAAATTAAACAACTAGTCTCCAACTTGTTAAGACAGGCAGATGATCATGGACGTTGTGCATTGAAATTTGGGAAAATCTTGAAAACTAGCATATTTTTCTCATCATTAGCCATACTTCCAATTCCTTCACGACTTTGACGCGACGCAAACAAAGAAAGAGAAGATAGAAACTGACGAACACTATGCAAACAAGGAAAACGCAAAACTAGACAAAATGCAATGACAACTAAGActgccaaaaataaaaaaataagaacaaaacaaaacataagAAATAAAACCCCCAaactttaaaatgtgcattgTACTCAATGTACTGAAAACAATAAAAGCAAAGGTACGCACGTACCTCGGGCAACGACCGTTAGAAGTCATTGCCATCCTCATCCTCAGTCACGTACTCTTCAGGTGGAGGCATATCTTGTGGAGCATACTGTGGTGGCCATGGAGGTTGCGGTGGAACTGCAACACTTGGCTTCAACACCTAGAACTAGCAAATAACTAAAATCTTAATGAAATTATGATCAGACatgtaaattaaaatataaattaatgacCGACCATTTgggtattaaataaataaatactagcAAGCGTAttaggtcaagttatagtaagtggaccaagagtccaagtatcgatctcacaggggctgtagtcaattctcaagatttgattatttagcttaatctgaacaaaattaatacaaaatattttgaattgaataaaataagaatttaaaataagaactatttaagaaataagaattaaaatagctgaagataaatttaattaaaccgagacaaccaagacacacgaaggTATCGAACTAATTTATGCATCCACCTGGTATAGAGTGAAAATCATGTTAATTCCAATCACGGTAAATTTTCCTATTTTATTCAACATTTTATTTCTAGACTTgctaaacctattcaagttggacggattaattatttttaattaattataatcaaactcaaacgcattcagtatttatgaaaattcagttttcacctaaaaccgcatactgaaaccgaatactatttctaggcGGTTTAACCTtatgttgattgatatttttgaagctaTCTTTAATCAATCCTCTGTCTTTCCATGATTAATCAACACAAATGTAAACAggtgatcagactattcacacgAACTATTAAACAGCATCAATCAATAATTAAgaatattcaaaataaataaaacatgaaacCAAGTCTCAAACATAAATTAAGTTCGACTCAATCTCGTGGTCTTGGTTGAATAAAAactattcaataattaaaaacaatattcaaatagaaattaagaaagaaaagagaaaaaaaactcCAAGCCTCTAGCCGCCTCTCCTCCGTCTTGTTCTGGAACTGGAACTCCGAACTTGTGCCCCCTTCAAAGTAGGGGTGGAATACGGTCGGGACCCGTCTCGTAAACCCCCTACCCAACTCTCGTCCCAAAAAGAATCGGAAAACTTTTTTTTCTCCCAATCCCATACCCAAAACATTTCGGGACCCGactattcgggatcccgtcgggtagggagagaaaatcccgaattataaaaaaatgtgattattttattaaatatactatttaaaaacttatatttataaataaaaataaatatttaacttaaaacatataatattaaaatattttagataaTGTTTTAAGGTATTGTTAAGAGAAAAAATGTATCGGATacattattaataaaatgttcggattattaaattattaatttattttttaaaaaaatatacaaaaataaaatgtcatttcgtgattttacaattttatcgttccaacaataaaaattatgtgaattaagttcacaattaagtgttatatgagttgaaacttgaaacctaataatatttagcttattatattaataaaatatattattatattatttcgggacgggtcggaaatcccgtcgggataaggttttattctcgatccctctcccgatattaatcgggatgGAAAAAATCTCGAAAGTTTGGGTCGGGAAAATTTTGGGTTGGGATTTTTTCGGGACGGGAATGGGAtggacttgtacatggtgggcatgaagttggcatatagtgttgggcaccataaaagaactctatatatatatatatatagagagagcgCGCGCGCTATAAATTGCCTCTCAAGTGTATAGACATGGTTGAAGGGGAGTAGGTGGGGGTACCCGGCATCCGGGTGGTAAAAAATGTTGCGACAATCGCATTTTAAGAACAGAAACTTTTGGAAACCAACAATTAAGTAGTTGATATTCCAAAAgatgaaattaaatttttttctaaaatgtAAAGAAAAAATGCTAGTTATTTTTTCAGCAAGCATGATAAagtataaacattaaaatataGAGGTGGTGATTGTTAATAACTATGCTTTTGCATGCTGAAGTTGCAAGTAGCCACAATTTGCCATCGAGCCTCTCTGATTGTTATCATTTGAGCTTCATTTGGTAGCTAAATCGTCCCATAATCCAATAGTAATTATCTCGTACCTGTAGAAATGTCAGTTACTAAAATTGCGCAGTAGGAAATATGCGAACTAAATTAGTAAaataataagtttttttttttggcgtGTATTTAGGCTTTGTTGTTCATGACCAACTGTTTATTcatgaggacaatctctcttagATATCCAGTTGTTCCATTTAGGGGTCGCGCGAAAGTAATGAGAATCTGCAGACGTTTTCACATAATGAATGAAGAATTATATTGTAAATATTTGAAAACAACGGTAAAGAATAAGGTTTAATTACTTTGATTCTCGTTTTGTTTAAGCTTGGGATTGATTTCattaaatttcttgaatttgataTCCAATATCGGCACAGTTAGTTTCATATATAGCTTGACTTTCTGTTACTACAGTCCCTGCTTGGATCATAAGTTTAAACCTTGGTttgatattataatataattaacaaAGTTGGGGTTGACTGCCTTGACCAATATTGGGTTACAAATGAAGTAGGCTGTATTGGTTTGCAACAAGGATTTGAATAGTGCATTAATCATAGTTCCCTGCAAATAAATAGAGCAGCTAGCAAGTTGATAGTCAACGGCAAGGTTATTAGAAATATGAATATGATGTTAAATTTAGTACAGTGACAACGTTTGGTGTTGCCGATCCATTTGGTTTCAAATGGTTTCAAAATCAGAAATATTACtaaaaaaaattgcaattaaagtCAGATTATTGAACAAAATCTGCCTCCTAAAACAAAACCGTGGCCCCTGATGATCATATTTTGCACTTTGAGCAAAATAATCACCTGATATTTGAGTTACATTTTTCAGTTTTTCCCCCTATTTTGCAATTTGAATGAGATAAGTTCACATCAaggtaaatatttttttaaacactAATTTATAAATAGAGTTTAACCAAAGAAATGATAGAGCTAACTATGCAAAGGCAAATTTAGAAACTCAGTCAAATGTAAAAACCTGATATCATCTTATTAAGAACTAAATTCGCCAAACACATGCAATAAGGAAAAAGAACACTTCTTTACCACTCTTGTTAATATTTCAGCTTcttaaaaacaagaaaaaaaaaataacttacCAGAAAGAATATGAAGAACTGCAAAGAGTTAAAAACAAAGGAAGGAAAGATCTGCTAAATTTGAACTATACTTTCTTGTCCAAGAAAACAGAACTCTGAAAAATAAAGCGAAAAAGCAACAGACTTGAAAATAAATCTTCTGCCTCTTTACTACCTTTCAATAGATTTGGCGAGCTGATAAGAGAACAAAGAACAAGATTTCTAATTATCAGTATACGTGTAAGTTTCCAACAAAATAGAAATATAGAGTGAGGTTAACATGACATAACAACTGAACCGAATAAAAAGTAAAACTGAGCTAGGAAAACACAAAAAATATGATCAAATATAAGCCAGAAGTGAACAATGTGTTAAAAACAGCATAAGACAACTGCTGCTAGAGTAGAACAGTATCAAGCAGTTTTTTGTAAACGTCTTTCGTTCGCGAGTAATCACCATCATTGGAAATATCTGGTTTGATCAGCACTCGAGTGTTCTTCATCGAGATCCCTCTGGACAGAGCAACATAAAGTTGGTCGTGTGAGAAAACAGGCACGTGTAAAATATAGCCCCAATTaacaatcaaataataataacaatagtAAAGTAAAAGCTTGCGGAAACGTTCTCTTTCCCCAATTCTGTGTGGGGAAGAGCTACAAGGATCGAATAATATGGAGTAGAGAGCACAGAAAACGTACACGACATAACTCATCAGCATGCATCGCACTAATCCCTGCAAAACTAGGATCCCAGTCAACTTTCGGATTAATTTGGCATAAATTCAAAAGAAGAACAAAACCAAACATTTATCACCATCTCTTACCTGCCATGGACCAACTGCTAACGACCTCGAGATGTGCCTCTCACACCACCGTAATGTCTTCCACCTCTATTATGCCCTCTTCTTCCCCCACCTCGGGATCGATTAAAATTCTGGGGATTCCCAGAATTCATAGGAGACGGCTGCAAACTATTACTAACTTGTGATCCATCACACTGAAAGACTTGCTCTACCACATTCTGGGGCAGAGGATTCTGTGAACCCATTCCTGTGGATGACTGATTGAACACATTCTGATTTGGAAAACCAAGCCAGGATGTAAATGCTGGAACCCCGCCGAAGTTTGGTTGATTAACTGAAGAACTAAAGTTAAAAGGCAATTCTGGAATGGTACTGTTTTGTATTTGATGTAACTGAAAAGGTGGTTGATTCTGTTGCATCCACTGCATAAAATTTGTTGCCGCTGGTACACCAGAAAGGTCTCCAACATTTAACGGTTGTTGACAAAGAAACCCATTACCCCAATTTCCATTAGGAGCACAAAAACCAGGCATGGGTGTGTGAACGGGTAATGGATGGTAGATGGCTTGATTAGGAGGAAAGGCCAGTCCAAGACCATGCGAGCTTCCATTATTTAAGGATTCAGTAATTTGTAGATTATCACTAAAATTTGGAGTTTTtgctgaaggattttgattgctcTTCCAATTACGCGGTTGATTCTTGAACAGTCTCTCATCCTTCCATTTTGTTCCAGGCTTTGATTCACTTGTTCCTCTCTTCTTCATTTTAAGCATCTTCTTGTACTCGGCCTCTTTTTCATCATCTGAGAATTCCAACTCGTCTGACAGCTCCTCATCATTTTCACCAGATGCGTCGTACCCTTTCTGGTAAAGACTCTTGTCATGGAGCACATGATTTGCAAATTCAGAAACAAACGAGATTGAAGTCCCTTGCTGGATGTTGGGTGGAATTTCCCTCTCGGAATTGAATCTGACAACATAGTAAGGATTCTTcacaggcccaaaaatttcatctATTATCCCAAGCGGTGATCTGCTTTCAGTAATCCAAAGAATCGAGCCCTCATCGAGAGGATCGTGTTTCTCAATCCCTTCCACGATAACCTGAGCCCCTATGATCTGTGGAAAAGAAAAGTAACTGATAATATATTTGAGCTCTCGGATTTCTCATTAAAACTCCACAGTTCTAAAACGCCAGGCTGTTGCTCACCGCCTCGATTTTTAGGCGGTTGACGCTTCTGGGTACTATTTCATTAATCGGCCGTCTAGACCGCATAATTGCCGCTTAGGCGGCTCAAAATTCGCATAGTGGCCTCCTAGATTAATatagaatatatatttttatttttttaattttaaactttaaaaaagATTATTTGACTTTTTGATCAATTTGTATCAAATGAAAATGAGAAATATGCGATGaattttgagtttgaattcGATAAAGATGAATTTTCGGAAAAATATTAAGATGAACAAGAAGAATCATATATTTAGGCCAATGTTGTAAATGGCGGGAGGCGGTGGCGGTCAATGACCGACTACCGCCTCGACCGCCTAGgcggttgaatttttttagCATGTTTTTATAGGTAATCATAATAGTCATGCAATGTAATCACAAATAGTCATAAATTTTTAGGTAAGATGTGTAATTAAATAATCTTTATGCATAAAGAAGCTTCATAAATATAATATCATCTAGACAAagtgcaaataaatatataaatacatgCTAACAAGATAATTAATAAAGACTTATATCATATTAATTCTAACGAGGTAATATAATTACTTTTACCACAAAactaagtttaaaatttaaagtgTCAATCCACGGCGGGCGGCGGTAGCGGAAGACGGCTGGCGGTTTGAGGCGTGTGGGCCTATTGGTTGATGGTGAGAACACTTGGAACCAAAAGTGAAAACAAAAGAAAGTGGGTtgtgttttattatttatttattagagttTTCTAAATTGGTTGACTTTGACTCGAATTTAAAAATTGTTGACCGCCATTGGCTACCTCGCTCGCCACCACCATCTAGCCTCGCCCGCCGGACAGCTTAGGGGACGCCTGAAGAGGCCGCTTGATACCAAGGCGGGGCGGTCGTGGGCCGCCTACCGCCTAGGCGGCCGCTCGACCGCCATTTAGAACACTGATTTAGGCTAAAAAGAAAAAATCATCTAGGACGAATTAGATAATTAGGGGGAAAAAACCATCCAAGCGATTAGATATTTAGGCTAAAAAGAAAAAACCGCCTAGACCCCGCCTAGGTGGCCGCCCAATCGTCTAGGCATTGACGGTGGGTGACTGCCCGCTTAGAACATTGTAATACTTTGAAATTCAAACCAAGCAGAATGGGTGATATGCATTCTTAATGTTGAGCAGATTTCTAGAATTGACTTTACCGACAGAATGATTCCAACATGAAGGGTCTGATGATGTGGTTGAAAGGTCACGCTGATCGA comes from Henckelia pumila isolate YLH828 chromosome 4, ASM3356847v2, whole genome shotgun sequence and encodes:
- the LOC140863045 gene encoding uncharacterized protein, translated to MVGCFNNPTAEEAQVAEQTKYFNIQSLSSDINKSPSPKDPLDLCFPELEDIPTSFSDSFLDFDSINNWFVEGQPELDNVHKMADSGEHPVGSASDISEYRAAVEGLEIGRDKICEKDLFGVELSGGVSGQDKCETGGVTRSEIMDTELLYIKIVEQGVSSRGELCESTVDLGCSIDDQLRKVNLDEPRNDILEKVNGKIGEVDDVDNSDVLNSGERIKGGTSDATDGSGSGVKNDEAVNDKGGNTCDDSESKDETSASSSSSSSSSSDDEYEHYDNCGDMAGGKTASNREGREVDVEEGEILVTGADEMVGWSDDEIYEDGGIGAAGPVTSKNELKILPPVPSISVTFQPHHQTLHVGIILSIIGAQVIVEGIEKHDPLDEGSILWITESRSPLGIIDEIFGPVKNPYYVVRFNSEREIPPNIQQGTSISFVSEFANHVLHDKSLYQKGYDASGENDEELSDELEFSDDEKEAEYKKMLKMKKRGTSESKPGTKWKDERLFKNQPRNWKSNQNPSAKTPNFSDNLQITESLNNGSSHGLGLAFPPNQAIYHPLPVHTPMPGFCAPNGNWGNGFLCQQPLNVGDLSGVPAATNFMQWMQQNQPPFQLHQIQNSTIPELPFNFSSSVNQPNFGGVPAFTSWLGFPNQNVFNQSSTGMGSQNPLPQNVVEQVFQCDGSQVSNSLQPSPMNSGNPQNFNRSRGGGRRGHNRGGRHYGGVRGTSRGR